The proteins below come from a single Nitrospiraceae bacterium genomic window:
- a CDS encoding class I SAM-dependent methyltransferase has product MKECSKSIARRLSEPNFINRFFVGMGLDIGGHPDPLGLYQELFCRMEDVRTWDLVDGNAQFLEGVQDETFDFVHSSHCLEHLHDPVVGLRNWFRVLRPGGHLVITVPDEDLYEQGQFPSTFNADHKWTFTIFKMQSWSRKSLNVLDLVRDLGAAAEPVKIEQLISTYRFNLPRYDQTLSSVGECGIEFVIRKRPIAEVDAGGRWCRSSDQPRDEVRIHLNQYRDDLRTLKHFNREKPPFHNDQPL; this is encoded by the coding sequence ATGAAAGAATGTAGCAAGTCCATTGCTCGGCGACTATCCGAGCCAAACTTCATTAACCGGTTTTTCGTCGGGATGGGTCTGGACATCGGTGGCCATCCCGATCCCTTGGGTTTATATCAGGAATTATTCTGTCGGATGGAGGATGTGCGAACATGGGACCTGGTTGATGGCAATGCGCAGTTTCTTGAGGGGGTGCAGGATGAGACCTTCGACTTTGTGCATAGCAGTCATTGCCTGGAGCATTTGCATGATCCTGTCGTAGGACTCCGGAATTGGTTTAGGGTGTTGCGGCCAGGCGGTCATCTCGTCATAACCGTCCCGGATGAAGATTTATATGAACAAGGCCAGTTTCCGAGCACATTTAATGCCGATCATAAATGGACGTTTACCATTTTCAAGATGCAGTCATGGAGTCGAAAGTCTCTGAATGTTCTGGATTTGGTACGTGACCTTGGTGCTGCTGCCGAGCCGGTCAAAATTGAACAGCTCATTTCGACGTATCGGTTTAATCTTCCCAGATACGACCAGACCTTAAGCTCGGTTGGGGAATGCGGGATCGAATTTGTCATTCGCAAGCGTCCTATTGCGGAAGTGGACGCAGGTGGGCGTTGGTGTCGATCCTCAGACCAACCTCGAGACGAAGTACGGATTCACCTGAACCAGTACCGGGACGATCTTCGAACGCTTAAACATTTCAACCGGGAAAAACC
- a CDS encoding class I SAM-dependent methyltransferase, producing MKPDLREVEMVFDLFVPPVGGGGGYPVRKSRNVRDGYARGWGLQCGQLRESVRKDALYQEAYRLASGRTVVSEDNRMNIFLILKYFLPYIPFGHIVEFGSYKGGNALFMAYVVDQLYPGRKVFALDTFVGMPATESAIDAHGAGDFQDVDLQELREFADREGLRNVEFIKGLFQETGPSAVDKIGSIVLAHIDCDIYSAVAFSYDLVKPFMVPGGYLVFDDATTSSCLGATEAVEELVIRRDRMHSEQIFPHFVFRSHGV from the coding sequence ATGAAGCCCGATCTGAGAGAAGTGGAAATGGTCTTTGATCTATTTGTCCCTCCTGTCGGGGGTGGGGGAGGCTATCCCGTCCGGAAGTCCCGTAATGTTCGGGATGGCTATGCCAGAGGATGGGGATTGCAATGCGGCCAATTGCGTGAGTCGGTGCGTAAGGATGCGTTATATCAAGAGGCATACAGGTTGGCTTCTGGCCGAACTGTGGTCTCTGAAGACAACCGGATGAATATTTTTCTGATCCTGAAATATTTTCTTCCTTATATTCCCTTTGGCCACATTGTCGAATTTGGGTCCTATAAAGGTGGGAATGCGCTGTTTATGGCCTATGTGGTCGATCAACTGTATCCTGGCAGAAAAGTCTTTGCGCTGGATACTTTTGTAGGAATGCCGGCAACCGAATCGGCTATCGATGCCCACGGAGCAGGAGATTTTCAAGACGTCGATTTGCAGGAGTTGCGAGAATTTGCTGATCGGGAGGGTTTGAGAAATGTTGAGTTTATCAAAGGGTTGTTCCAGGAAACTGGCCCCTCTGCCGTCGACAAGATTGGAAGCATTGTCTTGGCCCATATCGACTGTGATATTTATTCTGCAGTGGCTTTTTCATATGATCTGGTGAAGCCCTTCATGGTTCCAGGTGGGTATCTGGTGTTTGATGATGCGACCACCTCAAGCTGTTTAGGAGCGACCGAAGCGGTAGAAGAATTGGTGATTCGTCGCGACCGTATGCATAGTGAGCAAATTTTCCCCCACTTTGTCTTTCGGTCTCATGGAGTGTGA
- a CDS encoding glycosyltransferase, with product MPARTEIELGNGLGSIRAVVSPGVLLIGHPYGVLGIGENIRLSAAACSAAQVPFGIRSVYGEHGVHVAEVHKDFLFMDKISRAGAYRTNVFHLNADEMGNARKLLGKDLFADRYNIGYWSWELSHFPEAWHPSLQLVDEVWAPSRFIEQAIADKTSSPVIRMPLAVEFPVPQGMTRESFGLSEDRFLFLFFFDFTSYVHRKNPHAVIRAFLQAFPDLSDTRVGLVIKMNGMGLRPKEYQAFLESIDCEDPRIILIDKVLTDRETKSLVKLCDCFLSLHRSEGFGRGLAEAMYLGKPVIATGYSGNLDFTNAHNSCLVDYQLIPVREDEYPFGKGQKWADPDIEHAVWFMKRVVTEPHYAQTIGQHAADFIKTHHSSQAVGTKYRGRLEALNLLDEL from the coding sequence ATGCCTGCAAGAACGGAAATCGAGCTGGGAAATGGACTTGGGTCCATTAGAGCAGTGGTTTCGCCCGGGGTGTTATTAATCGGGCATCCCTATGGGGTGCTTGGAATAGGTGAAAATATACGGCTGTCTGCGGCAGCATGTTCGGCGGCACAAGTCCCATTCGGTATTCGAAGTGTTTATGGTGAGCATGGGGTTCACGTTGCCGAGGTCCATAAGGATTTCCTTTTTATGGATAAGATTTCCAGAGCTGGAGCTTATCGGACTAATGTATTTCATCTGAATGCAGATGAGATGGGGAATGCTCGAAAGCTTTTGGGCAAGGATCTATTTGCGGATCGGTATAATATTGGATATTGGTCATGGGAGTTAAGCCATTTTCCCGAGGCGTGGCATCCGTCCCTTCAATTGGTGGATGAAGTCTGGGCTCCCTCACGATTTATTGAACAGGCCATTGCCGATAAAACCTCATCTCCCGTCATCAGGATGCCTTTGGCCGTGGAATTTCCAGTGCCACAAGGGATGACCAGGGAATCCTTTGGATTGTCAGAGGATCGTTTTCTTTTCCTTTTCTTTTTCGATTTTACCTCCTATGTGCATCGAAAAAACCCGCATGCGGTCATCCGGGCTTTTTTGCAGGCATTTCCCGATCTTTCGGATACGCGCGTCGGATTGGTCATTAAGATGAATGGCATGGGCTTGCGTCCGAAGGAATACCAGGCGTTTCTTGAATCCATTGATTGTGAGGATCCTCGAATCATCTTGATAGATAAGGTATTAACGGATCGGGAAACCAAGTCCCTGGTCAAGCTGTGCGACTGTTTTCTGTCCCTGCATCGATCGGAAGGGTTCGGCCGTGGGCTGGCGGAAGCCATGTATCTCGGGAAGCCGGTGATTGCGACCGGGTATTCGGGAAATCTTGATTTTACTAATGCCCACAATTCGTGCCTCGTGGATTATCAGCTTATTCCGGTCAGGGAAGATGAATATCCATTTGGAAAAGGGCAGAAGTGGGCAGACCCTGACATTGAGCATGCCGTGTGGTTTATGAAGCGAGTCGTCACTGAGCCGCATTATGCGCAAACAATTGGTCAACATGCGGCGGACTTTATCAAAACCCATCATAGCTCACAGGCGGTGGGGACCAAATATCGAGGTCGACTTGAGGCTTTAAACCTGCTAGATGAACTGTGA
- a CDS encoding glycosyltransferase gives MGTFADFVGVAKQAVRHHGGITMVFRRLWQVLAFEGFLGLKKKVRQLLANRKAFVSSDESDGMIRLEATPNIEKNSSSPRAVLTPGALLLGHPYEVLGMGEHVRLSAAACSAAEVPFGIRNVQGEYGIHLADIHQDFPFMDKISRAGAYRANVFHINADEMGNAQIHLGKDLFADRYNIGYWAWELSHFPDAWCPSLQLVDEVWAPSRFIEQAIADKTSSPVIRMPLAVDFPEPNGVHREAFGLPEDRFLFLFFFDFTSYVHRKNPHAVIRAFLQAFPDLSDTRVGLVIKMNGMGLRPKEYQAFLESIDCEDPRIILIDKVLTDRETKSLVKLCDCFLSLHRSEGFGRGLAEAMYLGKPVIATGYSGNLDFTNPHNSCLVDYRLIPVREDEYPFGKGQKWADPDIEHAVWFMKRVVTEPHYAQTIGQYAADFIKTYHSPLAVGTKYRARLAALKIV, from the coding sequence ATGGGTACTTTTGCGGATTTTGTGGGTGTGGCAAAACAGGCTGTTCGTCATCATGGAGGAATCACCATGGTGTTTCGACGTCTGTGGCAGGTGTTGGCTTTTGAAGGATTTCTCGGGCTGAAGAAAAAAGTAAGGCAGTTGCTGGCTAATCGAAAGGCCTTCGTGTCCAGTGACGAATCAGATGGAATGATCCGATTAGAGGCAACACCCAATATTGAAAAAAATTCCAGTTCCCCCAGGGCTGTCCTGACCCCTGGCGCCCTTCTACTGGGCCATCCCTATGAGGTGCTTGGTATGGGGGAGCATGTCCGATTATCTGCTGCGGCCTGCTCAGCGGCGGAAGTCCCATTCGGTATTCGAAATGTTCAGGGAGAGTATGGCATCCATTTGGCCGACATCCACCAGGATTTCCCTTTCATGGATAAGATTTCCAGAGCTGGAGCCTATCGGGCCAATGTATTTCACATCAATGCGGATGAGATGGGGAATGCTCAAATTCATCTGGGTAAGGACCTTTTTGCGGATCGGTACAATATTGGATATTGGGCATGGGAGTTAAGCCATTTTCCCGACGCGTGGTGTCCATCGCTTCAACTGGTGGATGAAGTCTGGGCTCCCTCACGATTTATTGAACAGGCCATTGCCGATAAAACCTCATCCCCCGTCATCAGGATGCCTTTGGCCGTCGATTTTCCTGAGCCCAACGGCGTGCACAGGGAAGCTTTTGGTTTACCTGAGGATCGTTTTCTTTTCCTTTTCTTTTTCGATTTTACCTCCTATGTGCATCGAAAAAACCCGCATGCGGTCATCCGGGCTTTTTTGCAGGCGTTTCCCGATCTTTCGGATACGCGCGTCGGATTGGTCATTAAGATGAATGGCATGGGCTTGCGTCCGAAGGAATACCAGGCGTTTCTTGAATCCATTGATTGTGAGGATCCTCGAATCATCTTGATAGATAAGGTATTAACGGATCGGGAAACCAAGTCCCTGGTCAAGCTGTGCGATTGTTTTCTGTCCCTGCACCGGTCGGAAGGGTTTGGTCGTGGGCTGGCGGAAGCCATGTATCTCGGGAAGCCGGTGATTGCGACCGGGTATTCAGGAAATCTTGATTTTACCAATCCCCACAATTCGTGCCTCGTGGATTATCGGCTTATTCCGGTCAGGGAAGATGAGTATCCATTTGGAAAGGGGCAGAAGTGGGCAGACCCTGATATTGAGCATGCCGTGTGGTTTATGAAGCGAGTCGTTACGGAGCCGCATTATGCGCAAACAATTGGTCAATATGCGGCGGACTTTATTAAAACCTATCACAGTCCATTGGCCGTGGGGACCAAATATCGAGCTCGGCTTGCCGCCTTGAAGATTGTGTAA
- a CDS encoding phytanoyl-CoA dioxygenase family protein, whose product MVNLSEQPVSARGEMGALWLDLPDAEQEAVSRADRYPSHYPRMAKEMITEGFTILKGVIEPGLCDAVVSDYQRYLETNKGYADQYLDAKGRHHRLVNFHMSSENAMKIGCHDEIMRALDYLFGYKAGIYTSLTFEYGTEQPIHRDAPFFHTFPVNYFVGAWCALEDIDPDAGPLMYVPGGHRFPCDQHAIYKRVRDENPGQPDDWLVRHALEAYYGEVMARSGAIGETKQAVLQKGDVAIWHPQLPHGGAPAANPKMTRRSVVFHCAPETLQVYQHDVFFQFEDPGFPPPRYVFGSYQGRSYALAGETAFQ is encoded by the coding sequence ATGGTCAATTTATCTGAACAACCGGTAAGCGCGAGAGGTGAGATGGGAGCCTTGTGGCTGGATCTGCCTGATGCAGAGCAGGAGGCTGTATCACGAGCCGACCGGTATCCTTCGCACTATCCCAGGATGGCCAAGGAGATGATCACCGAGGGATTTACCATTTTAAAAGGGGTGATTGAGCCCGGTCTTTGCGATGCGGTGGTCAGTGATTATCAACGATACCTTGAAACTAATAAGGGATATGCCGATCAGTATCTCGATGCCAAGGGGCGCCATCACAGACTGGTAAATTTCCATATGTCCTCCGAGAATGCCATGAAAATCGGATGCCACGATGAAATTATGAGGGCATTGGATTATCTTTTCGGGTATAAAGCCGGCATTTATACGTCGTTAACCTTTGAATATGGCACCGAGCAGCCCATCCATCGTGATGCCCCTTTTTTTCATACCTTTCCTGTCAACTATTTTGTTGGCGCCTGGTGTGCCCTGGAAGACATAGATCCCGATGCCGGTCCATTGATGTATGTGCCTGGAGGTCATCGATTTCCTTGTGATCAGCATGCGATCTATAAACGAGTTCGTGATGAAAATCCTGGCCAGCCCGATGATTGGTTGGTGCGCCATGCTCTCGAAGCCTATTATGGGGAAGTGATGGCCCGATCAGGGGCCATCGGAGAAACGAAGCAGGCTGTGCTACAAAAGGGCGATGTCGCCATTTGGCATCCTCAACTGCCTCATGGTGGTGCCCCTGCAGCCAATCCAAAAATGACTCGGCGAAGCGTGGTATTTCATTGCGCACCGGAGACGTTGCAGGTCTATCAGCACGATGTTTTTTTTCAGTTTGAGGATCCCGGCTTTCCTCCACCACGTTATGTCTTCGGATCCTATCAGGGCCGGAGTTATGCTCTCGCAGGGGAAACGGCATTTCAATAG
- a CDS encoding class I SAM-dependent methyltransferase, protein MFTWFNGKHDFLQYVTQIKSYQLEVERYLSSQSEVSGYCAACRGVRKFTVNAGVYFGPLPNLREGLVCECGLGNRNRLIYSAIALETENYADVQIAILERTSVLYQRLQEIYPGIIGSEYIGKDVQGGTMHTACGISVRHESITGLSFSSCSLDVIVHNDVLEHVFDYKKALEELYRVLRKGGALIFTCPFFFRLDREIQKARVLADGSLELLMEPEYHGDPINPQGALTFYHYGWGLLDDLVLCGFRDVRVGVNYDVFSGLVSNNHPEYEYGNMLPIIIRAVK, encoded by the coding sequence ATGTTTACGTGGTTCAATGGAAAACATGATTTTCTTCAATATGTAACTCAGATTAAATCGTACCAACTCGAGGTCGAGCGCTATCTTTCATCGCAAAGTGAGGTGTCCGGGTATTGTGCCGCATGTCGGGGGGTAAGGAAATTCACGGTCAATGCTGGTGTCTATTTCGGACCCCTCCCGAATCTCCGGGAAGGATTAGTCTGTGAGTGCGGGTTGGGAAATCGCAACCGTCTGATCTATTCGGCCATTGCATTGGAGACCGAAAATTATGCTGATGTGCAGATAGCCATATTGGAGAGAACCTCTGTCTTATATCAACGTCTTCAGGAAATCTACCCTGGGATTATCGGATCTGAATATATCGGAAAGGATGTCCAGGGAGGAACTATGCATACAGCGTGCGGAATCTCCGTCAGACACGAGTCAATTACGGGGTTGTCATTTTCATCATGTTCGCTTGATGTCATTGTTCATAATGACGTGCTTGAGCATGTCTTTGACTATAAAAAAGCCTTGGAAGAACTTTATCGGGTTCTGAGGAAAGGGGGAGCTCTCATTTTTACCTGCCCCTTTTTTTTCAGGCTTGACCGGGAGATTCAAAAGGCACGGGTCCTGGCGGATGGATCTCTCGAGTTGTTGATGGAGCCTGAATACCATGGTGATCCGATTAACCCTCAGGGGGCGTTGACCTTTTATCATTATGGATGGGGATTGTTGGATGATTTAGTCCTGTGCGGTTTTCGCGATGTCCGTGTCGGTGTCAATTACGATGTGTTTTCTGGATTGGTCTCGAATAATCATCCCGAGTATGAATATGGCAATATGCTTCCCATTATTATTCGTGCCGTGAAGTAG
- a CDS encoding glycoside hydrolase family 99-like domain-containing protein has translation MADVIERPKLPWTGERYVPGVIGDIELEHLHRYYLARELALGKDVLDIACGEGYGSLLLAEVARSVVGVDASEEVIRYADERYQRSNVQFKHGACGRIPLPDASIDLIVSFETIEHHDEHHEMMREFVRVLRPDGLVLISSPDKAEYSDKPHFVNSFHVKELYFEEFQELLLNYFGHAQFYGQRVRYGSCIGPLHNSFTPPANFRLSQGRAHKFLSIPEPVYFLAIVGNGELPVLPSGIFVPEVPDYWNQHMALQAGIEERDQQLGHLQNQLRNTMAEHARVLEERDQRFGNLYARLLTKEEELRRMHSSLLWRNISKVRILRERLCPEGSWRGRVCASFVHWLKGSGLPVTQSRQFPVESLDRILTSAKSLLPLSSHQKHQVVSFVFGRFGSFFQKTESYRRWKDRQLPVLHDYGNPHSSHQSPLRQPVSLIQLEPGGMTTLIQSFNFTEVEEPLVSIVIPVYNHLEYTVCCLASILKHAPRCSFEVIIVDDGSQDETPNILPDVQNIRYCRNETNIGFLHSCNRGAALARGQYLLLLNNDTQVLEGWLDELVNTFQEQSEVGLVGSKLLYPNGVLQEAGAIIQPDGSAELVGLNDDPGRPEYNVVREVDYCSGACLLIKAELFKTLGGFDDIYAPSYCEDSDLAFRVRRLGKRVFYQPRSVVVHHLSVSTNDSMHAKMPLIAKNSRIFMERWSDELKKLHEVRAIAFFLPQFHPIPENDRWWGKGFTEWTNVTKARPNFQGHYQPHLPADLGFYDLRMPEVREEQARLARQYGISAFCYYYYWFAGKKLLNRPFDEVLQSGSPDFPFCLCWANENWTRRWDGCEEDILIAQSHTQEDHAGFIAEIAPALLDPRYVRIHGKPLVIVYRLGQFPEPKRTADLWREYCVNAGIGEIYLAYVQCFDRMPMGDDPSLYGFDAAIEFPPHRYPVQAELSQPLINPEYQGVLFDYVQTSENFIRRTWPSYKLFKGVMPSWDNTARRQDVSHVFVGATPERYEYWLRQIVEQTRRFHFGDERVVFINAWNEWAEGNHLEPDREFGHQYLVATQNGLG, from the coding sequence ATGGCGGATGTGATAGAACGGCCAAAGCTTCCGTGGACAGGCGAACGTTATGTGCCGGGAGTCATTGGAGATATTGAACTAGAACATTTGCACCGCTATTACCTCGCCCGCGAACTGGCGTTAGGAAAGGATGTGCTCGATATTGCATGCGGGGAGGGATATGGTTCCCTGCTGTTAGCCGAGGTTGCCCGGAGTGTTGTGGGTGTGGATGCCTCGGAAGAAGTAATTCGCTATGCAGATGAACGCTATCAGCGTTCGAACGTCCAGTTTAAGCACGGAGCCTGTGGTCGCATTCCCCTCCCTGATGCCAGTATAGACCTTATTGTGAGTTTTGAAACGATCGAACACCATGATGAGCATCATGAAATGATGCGGGAATTTGTTCGAGTCTTACGCCCAGACGGTCTGGTCTTAATCTCCAGCCCTGATAAGGCTGAATATTCCGATAAACCACATTTCGTCAATTCCTTTCATGTAAAGGAACTCTATTTCGAAGAGTTTCAGGAGCTGCTGTTAAATTATTTCGGGCATGCGCAGTTTTATGGCCAACGAGTCCGGTATGGATCATGTATTGGTCCGCTCCATAACTCCTTCACGCCTCCAGCGAATTTTCGATTATCCCAAGGGCGAGCCCATAAGTTTTTGAGTATACCCGAGCCTGTCTATTTCCTGGCCATAGTCGGGAACGGAGAATTACCTGTCCTCCCTTCTGGGATATTTGTTCCCGAGGTTCCCGACTATTGGAATCAACACATGGCCTTGCAGGCTGGTATTGAAGAACGCGATCAACAGCTTGGGCATCTTCAAAACCAGTTGAGAAATACCATGGCTGAACATGCCCGTGTCCTTGAGGAACGCGATCAGCGTTTTGGCAACCTGTATGCCCGACTGCTGACGAAAGAGGAAGAATTACGCCGCATGCATTCATCCTTGCTCTGGCGAAATATCAGTAAAGTCAGGATCCTGAGGGAACGGCTGTGTCCAGAGGGCTCATGGCGGGGAAGGGTGTGCGCAAGTTTTGTGCATTGGTTGAAGGGCTCAGGTCTTCCTGTGACTCAAAGCCGGCAATTTCCTGTTGAATCGCTTGATCGAATCCTAACGAGTGCAAAATCCCTATTGCCCCTTTCCTCTCACCAAAAACATCAGGTCGTGTCGTTTGTCTTTGGACGGTTCGGCTCGTTCTTTCAAAAGACGGAAAGTTATCGACGGTGGAAAGACCGCCAATTGCCTGTCCTGCATGATTATGGAAATCCACACAGCTCTCATCAGAGTCCTCTTCGTCAGCCGGTCTCTCTCATTCAGCTTGAGCCGGGTGGGATGACCACGCTCATTCAGTCCTTCAACTTTACCGAAGTGGAGGAGCCCCTGGTGTCCATTGTGATCCCGGTCTACAATCACCTGGAATACACCGTTTGTTGTTTGGCTTCGATTTTGAAGCATGCGCCTCGGTGTAGCTTTGAGGTGATTATCGTCGACGATGGGTCGCAGGATGAGACCCCCAATATTCTCCCGGATGTGCAGAACATTCGTTATTGCAGGAATGAGACTAATATTGGATTTCTCCATTCTTGCAATAGGGGTGCTGCATTGGCTCGCGGCCAGTATCTGCTGTTGCTGAATAATGACACGCAGGTGCTTGAGGGATGGCTTGATGAATTGGTGAATACCTTTCAGGAACAATCAGAAGTTGGCCTTGTGGGTTCAAAATTGCTGTATCCCAATGGTGTGCTCCAGGAGGCTGGGGCCATTATTCAGCCGGATGGTTCAGCGGAACTGGTGGGGTTGAATGATGATCCGGGCAGGCCTGAATATAATGTGGTGCGGGAGGTCGATTATTGCTCCGGGGCCTGCTTGCTCATCAAGGCTGAGTTATTTAAGACCTTGGGGGGATTTGATGACATCTATGCACCCAGTTATTGCGAAGATTCGGATTTAGCCTTCCGTGTGAGAAGGTTGGGGAAGCGGGTCTTCTATCAACCGCGTTCCGTGGTTGTTCACCATCTCAGCGTCAGCACCAATGATTCCATGCACGCGAAGATGCCTCTCATTGCGAAAAATAGTCGAATTTTCATGGAACGATGGAGCGATGAGCTGAAAAAACTTCATGAGGTGCGTGCGATCGCATTTTTTCTGCCTCAATTTCACCCCATTCCTGAAAATGATCGGTGGTGGGGAAAAGGCTTTACGGAATGGACGAATGTAACGAAAGCGCGACCGAATTTCCAAGGTCATTATCAACCCCATCTGCCGGCGGATTTAGGATTTTATGATTTACGTATGCCCGAAGTACGAGAAGAGCAGGCCCGGTTAGCGCGCCAATATGGCATTTCGGCCTTCTGCTATTACTATTACTGGTTTGCCGGAAAGAAACTGCTGAATCGACCCTTTGACGAAGTGTTGCAATCCGGTTCTCCGGACTTTCCGTTCTGCCTCTGTTGGGCCAATGAGAACTGGACGAGACGATGGGACGGGTGTGAGGAGGATATCCTCATCGCACAAAGTCACACACAGGAGGATCATGCGGGCTTTATTGCGGAGATTGCTCCAGCGCTGCTGGATCCCCGGTATGTCAGAATCCATGGAAAGCCTTTGGTGATTGTGTATCGCCTCGGCCAGTTTCCGGAGCCGAAACGGACTGCGGATTTGTGGCGGGAATACTGTGTGAACGCGGGGATTGGAGAAATTTACTTAGCCTATGTTCAATGCTTTGATCGAATGCCGATGGGAGACGATCCAAGTCTCTATGGGTTTGATGCGGCTATTGAATTTCCTCCTCATCGGTATCCGGTGCAGGCTGAGCTCTCACAACCCTTGATTAATCCTGAGTATCAGGGCGTATTGTTTGATTATGTCCAGACATCCGAAAACTTTATACGAAGAACCTGGCCCTCTTACAAACTCTTTAAAGGTGTGATGCCTTCATGGGACAATACTGCGCGTCGGCAAGACGTCTCTCATGTCTTTGTGGGTGCAACTCCCGAACGATACGAATACTGGTTGCGGCAGATTGTTGAACAAACACGGCGATTCCATTTTGGCGATGAACGAGTGGTTTTTATTAACGCATGGAATGAATGGGCCGAAGGGAACCACTTGGAACCTGATCGGGAATTTGGTCATCAATATCTTGTGGCTACCCAAAATGGTCTCGGATAA
- a CDS encoding ABC transporter ATP-binding protein, producing the protein MSSDLAIHVQGLGKAYQIFRKPEDRLKQMLWRGHRQFYEEFWGLQGMDLSVYRGETVGIIGRNGSGKSTFLQLVCGTLAPTCGELTVKGRVAALLELGSSFNPEFTGKENVYLAASILGLNNEQIDARYESITEFAAIGDFINHPVKIFSSGMYARLAFSLVAHVDADILIIDEILAVGDAAFTQKCMRFLHQFREKGTLLFVSHDTASVTNLCNRVVWLDNGVVREIGPAKEICHNFLAALYHEKENANTFRIGGSRKAPTDRAMRVKDPRSEMLKNSSRRNELEIFDFDPNAPWFGERGASICEVAISDQHGSLLTTLDGGEEVTLIIRCVSERPLARPILGFYVKDRLGQYLFGDNTYLMYRDVDRSLEKGQRFHAMFRFQLPYLPTGDYSVIAAIAEGTPENHSLHHWIDDALFFRVHSSHVQRGLIGIPMLSIEFESSVMPLAPS; encoded by the coding sequence ATGTCGTCTGACCTGGCTATACACGTACAAGGACTTGGGAAGGCCTATCAGATCTTTCGAAAGCCTGAAGATCGGTTAAAGCAGATGCTATGGAGAGGGCACCGACAGTTCTATGAAGAGTTTTGGGGTCTCCAAGGTATGGATCTGAGCGTATATCGAGGGGAAACGGTCGGGATTATCGGTCGAAATGGATCAGGGAAATCGACCTTTTTGCAATTGGTGTGTGGCACGTTAGCACCGACTTGTGGGGAGTTAACGGTCAAAGGCCGAGTCGCGGCGTTGCTGGAATTGGGTTCAAGTTTTAATCCTGAATTTACGGGAAAGGAAAATGTCTATTTGGCTGCCTCTATTCTTGGTCTGAACAATGAGCAGATCGATGCTCGGTATGAATCCATAACCGAATTTGCGGCCATTGGAGATTTCATTAATCATCCCGTCAAAATTTTCTCGAGTGGAATGTATGCGAGATTGGCATTTTCCCTGGTCGCTCATGTGGATGCCGATATTCTGATAATCGATGAAATTCTTGCCGTGGGTGATGCTGCGTTCACTCAAAAATGTATGCGCTTTCTTCATCAATTCAGGGAAAAAGGTACGCTTCTGTTTGTCTCCCATGATACGGCTTCCGTGACTAATCTTTGTAACCGGGTTGTTTGGCTTGATAATGGAGTCGTACGGGAAATTGGTCCTGCAAAAGAGATTTGTCATAATTTTCTCGCTGCGCTGTATCACGAAAAAGAAAATGCTAATACCTTTCGTATTGGCGGAAGCCGCAAAGCCCCAACAGATCGAGCTATGCGGGTGAAAGATCCACGAAGTGAGATGTTAAAGAACTCTTCACGTCGAAATGAGTTGGAGATTTTCGATTTCGATCCGAATGCTCCGTGGTTTGGTGAGCGTGGAGCCAGTATTTGTGAAGTGGCGATTTCCGATCAACATGGTTCACTCCTGACAACGTTAGATGGTGGAGAGGAAGTCACACTGATCATCCGGTGTGTGTCGGAACGACCCTTAGCACGGCCCATTCTGGGGTTTTATGTGAAGGATCGCTTAGGTCAGTATTTGTTTGGGGACAATACGTATTTGATGTATCGTGACGTGGACCGCTCCCTTGAAAAGGGGCAGCGATTTCACGCGATGTTTCGTTTTCAGTTACCGTATCTCCCAACCGGCGATTATTCGGTGATTGCGGCGATAGCCGAGGGGACGCCAGAGAATCATTCTCTTCATCATTGGATTGACGATGCCCTGTTTTTCCGAGTCCACTCAAGCCATGTCCAACGGGGACTCATCGGGATTCCAATGTTATCGATTGAATTTGAATCCTCGGTGATGCCCTTGGCCCCATCGTGA